The Gemmatimonadales bacterium genome segment GTGGGCGCTACTGGCCCAGCAGTTCCCGCTTGAGGCGGGTGAGCTTCCGACGCACCGAGCCGTCGTAGACCCGGTCACCGACCTTGACGACGGCTCCGCCCAGAACCTCGGGATCGAGGCCGACGCTGACCACGACCGACTTGCCCAGCACTTTGCCGAGCGTCTCGGTAATGGACTGAACCAGCGCTGCATCCGGAGTCCGCGCCATCGTGACCGAGGCGCGCACCCGGTTGAACTGCTGATCCACCAGCTCGCCATACTGCCTGGCGATCCCAGCCAGCTCGGCCTGACGGCCGCGCGTCACGACGGCTTGGAGATATCGGACGAACTCCACCGGCGCCCCCGCGGCAGCAATCGCCCGGCCAACCAGGTCGCGCTTGAGCGACTTGGCCACCCGCGGGCTCACCAGCACCGTCTGCAACTCGGGCGCCGACGCAAACGCCCGTGCCACGGCGTCGATCAGCGCCCCATACCGTTCGAGCTGGCCGCTTCGGCTGGCCAGTTCGAACAACGCCTCGGCGTAGTTCTGGGCGACGATCGAGCCGGCCATCAGTGCGCCTGCTCCACCTTCGCCAGATAGTCGAGCACAATCTTCCGATCGGACTCGGCGTCGAGACGCTGCCCGACGACTTTGGCCGCGGCGCTGAGCGCCAGTTCGACGGCCTCACGGCGCAGATCCGCCAGGGCTCGATCACGCTCGACGGCAATTTCCCGTCGCGCCCGCTCGAGCATCGCCTCCTGCTCCTCCTTGGCCTTCTCGAACCCCTGCGCCCGCTCCTTCTCGGCCGCCGAACGCGCTTCGGCAAGCAGGGTCTGGGCTGCGTTCCGAGCGTCCGCCGAGGCCTTCTGCTGCTCAGCAAGCAGCGCCTTGGCTTCCGCGTTGAGACGCTCGGCTTCGGACAGCTGCGCCGCAATCGTCTTTTCCCGCTCTTCGGCCCGGCTGACGATCGTCACCCAGAACGTCTTCCGGAAAAAGTAGAGGAAGATCAGAAAGATCACCCAGGTCCAAAGAATCAGACCGGGGTTGACCGCAAACGGTCCGCCGCTGCCGCCGTCGGCGGCCAGCATGGCGAGCATCCCGAGGGTCATTGCACTCACCGACTAGAGCAGCTTGAACAGGAGGGCGAAGACCAGCGCGATGATCGTGGCACCCTCCAGAAGGATCGCGATGATGAACGGACCGCTGGCGATCTCCTTGGCCGCTTCCGGCTGGCGGGCAATGCCGTCAGCAATGGCGCCACCGATCTTGCCCAGGCCGAGTCCGGCGCCCAGGATGGCGAGACCGATGCCGATACCGGCGCCGAGCAGGCCGAGGTTGTTCTTCGCGGCCTCGGGAGAGAGGGCGACATCCTGCAGCAGAGCGAGCATGTTCAACATGTTCATTTTCCTGTTCGATTCGTGGGAGTCTCACATTGTTGTTCGCGCCTGCCAGCCGATGGATCCGCGCTCCCGTGCGTTCCATCCTCTGGCGCTCGCCGATGCCCCACCGGGGCAGCGAGCCTCGCCGGCCAGACGGCCGGCTACCACCGGGAACCGCATCAGCGCCGAGCGGCTCCCGGGTCCTGCACCATCGTCAGTGCGCGTGCTGCATCAAGCCAATGAAGGTCGACGCCAGCAGCGCAAACACATAGGCCTGCAGCATGGCCACCAGCAACTCCAGCAGATAGATCAGCGCCACGACAACCGCGGTGGGCAAACCGATCAGCCAACTGCCGAAGAACAGCACAATCCCGATCAGCGACAGCACCACAAAGTGTCCGGCGGTCATGTTGCCGAAGAGACGGACCGCCATCGCGAACGGCTTGACGAACTTGGAAAGAATCTCGATCGGCGCCATTGCGATCGTCAGAACCGCGCCGCCCACCCCACTGACTCCCTCGAAATGCGGGAAGATGGTGCCCAGGTACCCTTTCGGGCCAAGCTTGATGAAGCCGCCGACCTCGATCACGACGAAAACCATCAGCGCCAGCGCCGCCGTCACCGCCAGGTTGCCGGTCGCCGTGGCGCCCCACGGCACCAGGCCAAGCACGTTCATGAAGAGTACGAAGAAGAACAGGGCGACGATGAACGGAGCATACTTATAGCCCGACTCCTTGCCGATGGCGGCCACCGCAATGTCGTCGCGAACCCAGAGCACGATCTGCTCGACGAAGCCCGGGAAACCCGTCGGTGCCTTGCGATCGGCTCGCTGCGCGATCAGCCCGCGCTTGGTAACCCACATCACCAGCAGCACCAGCACGGCGGCCAGGATCATAAAGACCACGTGCTTGGTCGGGGTCAGGTTGATAGCGAAGCCGCCGAGATGCAGGTCCGGCCACTTCTCCCACGAAATCGTGCCGAGCGGCTCGAAGTCGAGATAGTAGGAGTCGGACGTGTGGTGGAGCACGATCTCGCCGATATTGATCGGGCCGCCTTGCGTGTCACTCATCGAAACCGCCGGATCTCCAGAAACAGAAGCGGTACCAAGACCGCGATGAATCCCAATGCCGCCGGTAACGGCGGAAACACTGCCCTGTCATACAACACCGCAACCGGAATCGCGATCACGCCCAGCAACCGCACCCCGGCCCCAACCGCCCAGCGCATCAGCAAGCCATGGTAGTCACCGGTACCCAGCTTGGGTGCCGCAATGGCCGTGGCCACCGTCTGAAGCACCGCCGCGATCCCGCCGAACACGCCACCGGCCACCATGCCCTGTGGCCCGAAGCCGTAGCGAAACCCCACGGCAACCAGCAACGCCAACAGGATGCCTACGGCCGCTGTTTGTCGGACCACGACTTGAGCTTGGTCTGGTGATCGGGATCCCGCTTGAACTCCCGATACACACTCAGCATACCGAGCACCGCGCCGATCAAGGCACCCGCAATCGTGAAGAGCGGAGTCGTGCGCAGCCAGCGATCGAGCGCCAGACCACCGAACAGGAACATCACCACCGCACCAGCAAACCGGAGAGCCGCCGCGAGGTATTGCGTCCCATCACCGAATGCTCGGGTGCGATTCGGGTCTGGCATAAGGCCTCAAAGATACCGGCTTGTGAAAAATTTCGCAAGCAAACCGACTCGCATGGTAAGCCATTCAAAATCAATGCCTTACGCATAGGATTGGCCCGACTATCATCGCCGAATCAGGCCCGTTTCGCGGCAACGACGGCGCTGAGACCGAAGGCGAGAAGCCGCCTCCGCCGGCCCAAAGCACGCCGGACGCCGAGAATGGACCTGCGTTGCGACAATTCGGTACTATGGGAACGCCTCGGGTTGACTACTGTCAGCGCAAGGCCCTTTCGGCCCCGAACCCCTTGCCCGCCGCAGCGGCGCAACGTTTCCTTACCGGGACCCGTAGGATGAGGGATACATTCCCACTCTGATTGGCGCATTCATGACCGTTTCCGAACAACGCAGCGCGGCCGACGACGTAGAACAACTCCGCCGCCTGGCCCAAGCCATGGTTTCCCTTCGGGAGCAGGTCGCTCAACGCATCGTCGGTCAGCATGAAGTCGTCGATGGCATCGTGACCGCCATCCTGGGCGGCGGCCACGCCCTCCTGGTCGGTGTCCCGGGACTCGCCAAGACGTTGATGGTGCAGACCGTCGCCGAGGCCCTCGAACTCTCGTTCAATCGGGTCCAGTTCACGCCTGACCTGATGCCGGGCGACATCACCGGTACGGAAATCATCGAAGAAGACCCCGCCACCGGACGTCGGGCGTTTCGCTTCGTTCCCGGCCCGATCTTCGCCCACGTGGTACTCGCCGACGAGATCAACCGGACCCCGCCCAAGACGCAAGCTGCGCTGCTGCAGGCCATGCAGGAGCATCAGGTCACGGCTGCCGGCAAGACCTATGGGCTCCCGGACCCGTTTTTTGTCCTTGCAACCCAGAATCCGATCGAGCAGGAAGGCACCTATCCGCTGCCCGAAGCCCAGCTCGACCGGTTCATGCTGGAGCTGCGCGTCGGCTACCCGACCCGGGCCGAGGAGGAAGCGGTCGTCGAACAGACGACCGGCGGCCGCAAAGCGGTCGTGAAGCCGGTCCTCGATGCGGCCGAGTTGCACGCCATGCAGGACCTCGTCCGCCGGATCCCGGTGTCGAAGGGTCTGATCTCGGCCGCGGTAGCCCTGGCGCGAATGACCAGGCCCAAAGACGCCGAGGCCCCTGGATTCGTGCGCGAATTCGTCGAGTGGGGCGCCGGTCCGCGCGCCTCGCAATACTTGGTGCTCGGCGCGAAGGCACGCGCCGCGATGGAGGGGCGCCCGATGGCCGACCTCGACGACGTCAAGGCCGTCGCACCTTATGTCTTGCGGCATCGCGTAGTCACCAACTTTGCTGCCGAAGCCGCCGAGCGATCGAGCGACGACCTGATCCGCGAGTTGCTCGCCACACCCGCGTGGCACACCTCGCGCGGCTGACCTCCCTCGAGGACGCCCTCGGCCGACTCGGCCACACCTCTTTCCGTCCCGGGCAGCGCGAGGCGATCGAGCTCATACTCGATCGCCGTCGGCTGCTGCTGATCGCACCAACCGGTGGGGGCAAGAGTCTGACCTATCAGGTCCCGGCCCTGCTCCTCAACGGCACCACGCTGGTCGTCTCCCCGCTCGTGTCCCTGATGCAAGACCAGGTTGCCGGGCTCATGGAGCGCGGCGTGGCAGCCACCTTCCTCGCGGCGACACTGCCGGTCGACGAGATGCGCACCCGAATGCGCAGCATCGCGCGCGGCGAACAGACGGTTGTCTACCTGGCCCCCGAGCGGCTCGCCTTTCCAGGCTTCCGCAGTCTGCTCCGTGATCTCGACTGCCCGCTCATTGCGGTCGACGAAGCACACTGCATTTCTGAGTGGGGCCATGATTTCCGGCCAGACTACTTGCAGCTGGGCGACCTGGTCGCCGAGCGAGGCGATGCCAGAATCCTCGCCTGCACCGCCACGGCCACGCCGGTCGTCCGCGACGAGATTCTGGCCCGACTCGGGCTGGACGACGACACACCGCAGCTGATTCGCGGCTTTGCGCGGCCCAACCTGGCGCTCCGGGTGCTCGAGGTCCGCTCTGCCAACGACGCGCAACACGCCGTCGACGCCGTGTTGCAGGAATCGATCGGATCCCCCGGCGCCGGACGAGGCACCGCGATTGTCTATGCCCCGACTCGCCGCAGAACGGAGGGGGAGCGGGACAGACTGCAGAGCAAGGGATGGTCGGTTGCTGCGTACCATGCGGGGCTCGACGGGCCATCACGTTCGGGCGCTCAAGCCGCGTTTCGGGATGGCGCCCTCGATGTCGTCGTCGCAACCAACGCCTTCGGAATGGGCATCGACCGCCACGACGTGCGCGCCGTGATCCACCTTGCCCCGCCCGGAAGCATCGAGGCCTACTACCAGGAAGTGGGACGGGCCGGTCGTGACGGTGCCGATGCCGTCGGCGCCCTCTGCATCAGCCCGGCCGACCTGCCGCTGCGCCGCCGGCTGCTCGAGATGCCCACCGACGGGGTCGCGCCCGATCCGGCACGAGTGCAACACCGCTGGTCGCTGTTCCTGGAGTTGATGCGCTGGGCCGATGGCGGGAGCTGTCGGCACGATGCCATCCTGCGCTACTTCGGCGACGAAGCCGAGACGCTCTCCGGCTGCGGCCGCTGCGATACGTGCGCGGCGCTCGATCAGCCCGCC includes the following:
- the atpF gene encoding F0F1 ATP synthase subunit B; the protein is MTLGMLAMLAADGGSGGPFAVNPGLILWTWVIFLIFLYFFRKTFWVTIVSRAEEREKTIAAQLSEAERLNAEAKALLAEQQKASADARNAAQTLLAEARSAAEKERAQGFEKAKEEQEAMLERARREIAVERDRALADLRREAVELALSAAAKVVGQRLDAESDRKIVLDYLAKVEQAH
- a CDS encoding MoxR family ATPase, coding for MTVSEQRSAADDVEQLRRLAQAMVSLREQVAQRIVGQHEVVDGIVTAILGGGHALLVGVPGLAKTLMVQTVAEALELSFNRVQFTPDLMPGDITGTEIIEEDPATGRRAFRFVPGPIFAHVVLADEINRTPPKTQAALLQAMQEHQVTAAGKTYGLPDPFFVLATQNPIEQEGTYPLPEAQLDRFMLELRVGYPTRAEEEAVVEQTTGGRKAVVKPVLDAAELHAMQDLVRRIPVSKGLISAAVALARMTRPKDAEAPGFVREFVEWGAGPRASQYLVLGAKARAAMEGRPMADLDDVKAVAPYVLRHRVVTNFAAEAAERSSDDLIRELLATPAWHTSRG
- a CDS encoding AtpZ/AtpI family protein, whose amino-acid sequence is MPDPNRTRAFGDGTQYLAAALRFAGAVVMFLFGGLALDRWLRTTPLFTIAGALIGAVLGMLSVYREFKRDPDHQTKLKSWSDKQRP
- the atpH gene encoding ATP synthase F1 subunit delta; amino-acid sequence: MAGSIVAQNYAEALFELASRSGQLERYGALIDAVARAFASAPELQTVLVSPRVAKSLKRDLVGRAIAAAGAPVEFVRYLQAVVTRGRQAELAGIARQYGELVDQQFNRVRASVTMARTPDAALVQSITETLGKVLGKSVVVSVGLDPEVLGGAVVKVGDRVYDGSVRRKLTRLKRELLGQ
- a CDS encoding RecQ family ATP-dependent DNA helicase; amino-acid sequence: MAHLARLTSLEDALGRLGHTSFRPGQREAIELILDRRRLLLIAPTGGGKSLTYQVPALLLNGTTLVVSPLVSLMQDQVAGLMERGVAATFLAATLPVDEMRTRMRSIARGEQTVVYLAPERLAFPGFRSLLRDLDCPLIAVDEAHCISEWGHDFRPDYLQLGDLVAERGDARILACTATATPVVRDEILARLGLDDDTPQLIRGFARPNLALRVLEVRSANDAQHAVDAVLQESIGSPGAGRGTAIVYAPTRRRTEGERDRLQSKGWSVAAYHAGLDGPSRSGAQAAFRDGALDVVVATNAFGMGIDRHDVRAVIHLAPPGSIEAYYQEVGRAGRDGADAVGALCISPADLPLRRRLLEMPTDGVAPDPARVQHRWSLFLELMRWADGGSCRHDAILRYFGDEAETLSGCGRCDTCAALDQPAVIDPVETATIVRKALSAAARCHNRFGLQAAVKLLGGQSDPRLQRSGLAETKTMGALAGRSEAWILSLLRRCASAGWIDFTTGERPLILLTRSGKTVLFGEGPVRLLLPSEARQPRAQRTERGRRSVPTDQELDGNDAELFEALRAWRRDEARQAAVPPYVVASDRTLRDIAVERPVSRAALEGIYGIGPSKAARFGTAIVEIVRRSAT
- the atpB gene encoding F0F1 ATP synthase subunit A, whose protein sequence is MSDTQGGPINIGEIVLHHTSDSYYLDFEPLGTISWEKWPDLHLGGFAINLTPTKHVVFMILAAVLVLLVMWVTKRGLIAQRADRKAPTGFPGFVEQIVLWVRDDIAVAAIGKESGYKYAPFIVALFFFVLFMNVLGLVPWGATATGNLAVTAALALMVFVVIEVGGFIKLGPKGYLGTIFPHFEGVSGVGGAVLTIAMAPIEILSKFVKPFAMAVRLFGNMTAGHFVVLSLIGIVLFFGSWLIGLPTAVVVALIYLLELLVAMLQAYVFALLASTFIGLMQHAH